One window of Candidatus Nitrosocosmicus arcticus genomic DNA carries:
- a CDS encoding HAD-IC family P-type ATPase, whose amino-acid sequence MNTSKLNNKNESKNYNHNHKSSIVTAINSKVMLDSVAKLDPRYLAKNNPVIFTVELGFLVVLFIAIFPNISETFVTQNQVFYIEAAIILILTAWFATFSESLSEAQARARVDSLKQLEKEVTSRRIEHGKEVVVESSHLKPGDEVKVYAGELIPRDGLVISGKTFIDESMMTGESNPVFKEKDDHVIGGTIVTTDNIIVEITAEAGKSYLDEMVGLIQNATRPKTQNEIALTILLAGLSIIFITAIGTLLFSAYFLGYNTDIATLVALLVALMPTTIGGLLPPIGVAGITRLGKYNIIAKSGKGIEAAGDCDILILDKTGTITEGSRSAIEFVPMERYTEEDVGRVAYAASIQDNTHEGKSIVDLSEERKYLPPMLEKLISAKPIEFTAETRVSGIEFIPNKIVRLDKEDEEELRNLAKTVTSQQEAESSTLENLEDVIDRSSHGKIHDMLLEMEKNSLANPVRILKGSVDVILELAKSNPNVNAAELKWKAQEVSKKGETPLAIAINDEIIGLVVLKDNLKENIREKLAEVHAAGITTIMITGDNQVTAQVIGQEANVNQVMAEAKPTDKLQRVLEEQQKGHIIGMVGDGTNDAPALAKADIGLAMNSGTAAAKEAANMVDLDSDPSKILKVVKLGKQLLMTRGAITTFSIANDAAKYFAILPSMYAADNPKLAALNIMQLHNPETAILSTLIFNAIIIPALIPLSLKGIKFKAEQTQQLFVRNILIYGLGGAALPFVGIKAIDMLLSTFMR is encoded by the coding sequence ATGAACACATCAAAATTAAATAACAAAAATGAAAGTAAAAACTACAATCACAATCATAAAAGCAGTATAGTAACTGCTATCAATTCCAAAGTAATGCTTGATTCAGTTGCAAAACTAGACCCTAGATATCTAGCAAAAAACAACCCGGTTATTTTTACTGTGGAATTAGGATTTTTAGTTGTTCTTTTTATAGCAATATTTCCTAACATATCAGAAACTTTTGTAACTCAAAACCAGGTATTCTACATAGAGGCAGCAATTATCCTTATTCTCACGGCCTGGTTTGCTACCTTTTCAGAATCCCTTTCAGAAGCTCAAGCTAGAGCTAGAGTAGATTCGCTAAAGCAACTAGAAAAAGAAGTAACATCTAGAAGGATAGAACACGGAAAAGAAGTAGTCGTAGAATCCTCTCATCTTAAACCTGGCGATGAAGTCAAAGTCTATGCTGGTGAACTAATACCAAGAGATGGATTAGTAATTAGTGGAAAAACATTCATAGATGAATCGATGATGACTGGTGAATCAAATCCCGTTTTTAAAGAAAAAGATGACCATGTAATAGGGGGAACGATAGTTACCACTGACAATATCATAGTAGAAATAACTGCAGAAGCAGGGAAAAGTTATCTAGATGAAATGGTCGGTTTGATTCAAAATGCAACACGACCTAAAACCCAAAATGAAATAGCATTAACCATCCTTTTGGCCGGTTTATCAATCATCTTTATTACTGCAATTGGAACCCTCCTGTTTTCTGCGTATTTTCTGGGGTACAATACAGACATAGCGACTCTTGTAGCATTATTGGTAGCACTAATGCCTACCACCATTGGGGGCCTTCTTCCACCGATTGGTGTTGCAGGTATTACTCGACTAGGTAAATACAATATAATAGCAAAATCAGGGAAAGGGATTGAGGCGGCCGGAGATTGTGATATTTTGATTTTAGATAAGACGGGTACTATTACAGAAGGAAGCAGAAGTGCAATTGAATTTGTTCCAATGGAAAGGTACACGGAAGAAGACGTAGGACGAGTGGCATATGCAGCTTCGATTCAAGACAACACTCACGAGGGAAAGTCAATCGTGGACTTGTCTGAAGAAAGAAAATACCTTCCACCAATGTTAGAAAAGCTAATCTCGGCAAAGCCTATCGAATTTACTGCAGAAACGAGGGTAAGTGGAATTGAGTTTATTCCAAACAAGATAGTTAGATTGGACAAGGAAGATGAAGAAGAACTACGCAATCTTGCAAAGACAGTTACAAGTCAACAAGAAGCCGAATCATCAACACTTGAAAATCTAGAAGACGTTATAGATAGGTCCAGTCATGGTAAAATTCATGATATGTTACTAGAAATGGAGAAAAACTCACTAGCAAATCCAGTAAGAATTCTTAAAGGCTCGGTAGATGTAATACTCGAATTAGCCAAATCAAATCCTAATGTAAATGCTGCAGAATTAAAATGGAAGGCTCAAGAAGTATCCAAAAAAGGAGAGACCCCTCTAGCAATTGCAATCAACGACGAAATAATAGGATTGGTGGTCTTAAAAGATAATTTGAAAGAAAACATCCGAGAAAAACTCGCTGAGGTCCATGCAGCAGGGATTACTACAATTATGATTACGGGTGACAACCAAGTAACAGCACAAGTTATTGGCCAGGAAGCAAACGTTAATCAGGTCATGGCGGAAGCCAAACCAACTGATAAGCTCCAGAGAGTATTAGAAGAACAACAAAAAGGTCACATTATAGGAATGGTTGGAGATGGAACTAATGATGCTCCTGCGTTGGCAAAAGCTGATATTGGATTAGCCATGAATAGTGGAACAGCTGCCGCAAAAGAAGCAGCAAATATGGTCGACCTTGATTCCGACCCCTCTAAAATCCTTAAAGTAGTAAAATTGGGAAAACAATTGTTAATGACAAGAGGTGCTATAACAACCTTTAGTATAGCTAATGATGCTGCAAAATATTTTGCAATCCTTCCCTCAATGTATGCAGCAGACAATCCAAAATTAGCGGCGTTAAACATAATGCAGCTTCACAATCCAGAAACAGCTATTCTCTCTACCCTAATTTTCAACGCAATAATAATTCCTGCACTTATTCCTCTTTCGTTAAAAGGAATCAAGTTTAAAGCAGAACAAACACAGCAATTATTTGTCCGAAATATTCTGATATATGGATTAGGCGGAGCAGCATTACCATTCGTAGGAATTAAGGCAATAGACATGTTACTTTCGACATTCATGCGGTAA
- a CDS encoding winged helix-turn-helix transcriptional regulator: protein MGGDELEGTANMILQTIKLNPGSHLRMIKEGMNISMGTTQYHLNRLEKSGRITSTRNGLHKHYFPIGIFQENEKEILQVLGQETARDILMTIIEKQTPTQTDIVNSVGISGASVNWHLKRLIAIKLVEETKDGHFKRYHVFDIETSKYITTLMRNYYPNIWNKWSNRLIEIFLSLSGEEMDKA from the coding sequence GTGGGTGGAGATGAACTTGAAGGTACCGCTAACATGATACTTCAAACTATTAAGCTTAATCCAGGCAGCCATTTACGTATGATAAAAGAAGGCATGAATATTTCAATGGGGACAACTCAATATCATTTGAATAGACTGGAAAAAAGTGGTAGAATTACATCTACTAGAAATGGTCTTCATAAACATTACTTTCCTATTGGAATTTTTCAAGAAAATGAAAAAGAAATTCTTCAAGTATTAGGTCAGGAGACCGCTAGGGATATACTTATGACCATAATAGAAAAACAAACGCCAACTCAAACAGATATTGTGAATAGTGTAGGAATTTCTGGAGCTTCTGTTAATTGGCACCTTAAACGATTAATAGCCATTAAATTAGTTGAAGAAACGAAGGATGGTCATTTCAAACGATATCATGTATTTGATATTGAAACCTCTAAATATATAACAACTTTAATGCGAAATTACTATCCTAATATTTGGAACAAATGGAGTAATAGATTGATTGAAATATTTTTGTCCCTATCTGGTGAGGAGATGGATAAAGCATAA
- a CDS encoding potassium-transporting ATPase subunit C — protein sequence MNNENKNADKNGKSIAGIVLGNITTAIRILVVMVIALGIAYPIILAEIAQITVPFQSGGSILEFNGEKMGSKLISQQFESPNFFHPRPSSDSASTVDPHITPENAYSQIKDVSDATGIHQNTLRTLLNLNIEQNKLTNALFFAPQYVNVLEVNIELVNQYPEVYNMSVASNPN from the coding sequence ATGAACAATGAAAACAAGAATGCAGATAAAAATGGAAAGTCCATAGCAGGTATAGTACTTGGTAATATCACAACTGCGATAAGAATTTTGGTTGTTATGGTAATCGCCCTAGGAATTGCATACCCGATTATTCTCGCTGAAATTGCACAAATTACCGTTCCCTTCCAGTCTGGTGGGAGTATCTTGGAATTTAATGGAGAAAAGATGGGTTCTAAATTAATATCTCAGCAGTTTGAATCCCCAAACTTCTTTCATCCAAGGCCTTCAAGCGATTCTGCTTCAACGGTAGATCCCCATATAACCCCTGAGAATGCATATTCTCAAATCAAGGATGTTAGCGATGCAACCGGAATTCATCAAAATACTTTGAGAACCTTACTGAACCTAAACATTGAACAAAATAAGCTAACTAATGCACTTTTCTTTGCGCCACAATATGTGAACGTACTAGAAGTAAATATAGAGCTAGTAAATCAGTATCCCGAAGTCTACAATATGTCGGTGGCATCTAACCCTAATTGA
- a CDS encoding cupredoxin domain-containing protein: MNNKNKVSSIHLILAIVGMLALLGPISYVSTQDVFAQADSSNNGTGSVDLQPNISAENTFNTKTMTLGNNIQTLVILIPNEGHHAAGEDNEARFLDQHFVPENAVVNTGTTVLWFNGDAGHERTIDVKGTDGTTSLFNTGEIVDSQASNPFTFSNPGVFNYQAEGDPGVTMTGAVTVGNIQSPLTPTSSSASNSSSGSIDTVGILMVPTQDIDDYIQQITSAGITVDNTYDFTDLRGGQQGTGDIQTLIVWTTGGKDLSETLSFLSGLSSELPYS, encoded by the coding sequence ATGAATAATAAAAATAAAGTATCAAGTATTCATCTAATTTTAGCTATCGTGGGCATGTTAGCATTATTAGGCCCTATTTCTTATGTTTCCACCCAGGATGTATTTGCGCAAGCAGATTCATCTAATAATGGTACTGGTAGTGTCGACTTACAACCAAATATTAGTGCAGAAAATACATTTAACACAAAGACAATGACTTTAGGTAACAATATACAAACTCTTGTCATCCTTATCCCTAATGAAGGTCATCATGCTGCTGGTGAAGACAACGAAGCTCGATTTTTGGACCAACATTTTGTCCCCGAAAATGCAGTAGTTAACACTGGAACTACCGTTCTATGGTTTAATGGTGACGCAGGTCATGAACGCACTATAGATGTAAAAGGCACCGATGGAACCACTTCTCTGTTTAATACCGGAGAAATCGTTGATAGTCAAGCCTCTAATCCATTTACATTTAGTAATCCAGGTGTGTTTAATTACCAAGCAGAAGGTGACCCGGGCGTAACAATGACTGGAGCTGTTACTGTAGGTAACATCCAATCGCCGCTAACACCAACTAGCTCATCTGCTTCAAATTCAAGTTCAGGCAGTATTGACACAGTTGGAATTTTGATGGTTCCCACACAAGATATTGATGACTATATTCAACAAATAACTAGTGCAGGAATTACAGTCGACAATACTTATGACTTTACAGATTTGAGAGGCGGACAACAGGGAACAGGAGATATACAAACATTAATTGTATGGACTACAGGCGGCAAGGATTTAAGCGAAACACTTTCATTCTTAAGTGGCCTTTCATCTGAATTGCCATATAGTTAA
- a CDS encoding tautomerase family protein, translating to MPIISIQMYSGKGQREKDRLAEAITEDVVKILNVSKEEVIVLFTEATHGNWYAAGVRL from the coding sequence ATGCCCATAATTAGTATACAAATGTATAGCGGGAAAGGCCAAAGAGAAAAAGACAGATTAGCAGAAGCAATTACAGAAGACGTAGTTAAAATATTAAATGTGAGTAAAGAAGAAGTTATAGTACTATTTACAGAAGCAACTCATGGAAATTGGTATGCTGCTGGTGTACGTCTATAG
- a CDS encoding potassium transporter TrkG, with product MVTEPLDRSVLSYMHHQLIILDEDIDAATAVKLMHDKKAETIIVKNKKDEYVGIITDSDILDKIVMKGEDSDQVFIKSIMSSPLITISARANVRQALELMRLNVIKRIPVTDNIHILGIVTQEGLAHVIRTSVLEKTFRPYRAVIREHYKPIWGNLGFILQFAGLLFIGPAILATSLGEMKSAIGMFLCITSMFVTGFVLNSYGEKTPMNLRQASVLMVSSFVLLSFFGSIPYMYVNPFYTDIDPFSLVVKSFFESASGFTTTGLSQLLHPEDLPKSFDFYRSFTQWIGGLSFIYLIMAFFYPERKLAHMKSMISGGGLKLKQLLLTITVIFTIYTVVLIILLYIFGYENAIYNLSLIFSAITGGGFVPTSTSLNLQDNMQMLILMTGMIISALPFAFHFAIFSKEMHTTKMRPEIYTYFAIIAVSIIVFYFLIASTDFSSKPMFAMFHVISASTNTGFQLVEMSVLSDQGKILLIIIMLIGGTAFSMAGGIKVGRILQMVQKITKKRFVADASTRSISGVSSRYNNHQDLNRHEPKSEKIKEEKTFREALLIIVLFIVVSFATAIVLWYVEQKGFLNSLFESVSALTTTGITTGITAPNMSNISQIFLIFNMIAGRFEIIAIIYFFLEISKRKH from the coding sequence ATGGTCACAGAACCCCTCGACCGCTCAGTCCTGTCGTACATGCATCATCAACTAATTATTTTGGATGAAGATATTGATGCGGCTACCGCCGTCAAGCTAATGCATGACAAGAAAGCCGAAACAATAATTGTAAAGAACAAAAAAGATGAATATGTCGGCATTATTACCGACAGTGATATTTTGGATAAGATTGTAATGAAAGGGGAAGATTCTGACCAGGTTTTTATAAAGAGCATCATGTCTTCTCCTCTCATAACAATATCTGCAAGGGCAAATGTAAGACAAGCCCTAGAGCTAATGAGGCTCAACGTAATAAAGAGAATCCCAGTTACTGACAATATACATATCTTGGGTATTGTGACCCAGGAGGGCCTTGCCCACGTTATTAGAACATCGGTATTGGAGAAAACATTTAGACCATACAGGGCAGTAATTAGGGAACACTACAAGCCAATTTGGGGCAACCTTGGTTTTATTCTGCAATTTGCCGGTCTATTGTTTATTGGCCCGGCCATCTTGGCAACCTCGCTTGGGGAGATGAAATCTGCCATTGGAATGTTTTTGTGCATCACATCCATGTTTGTGACTGGTTTTGTTTTGAACTCATATGGCGAAAAAACACCCATGAACCTGCGGCAGGCATCAGTCCTCATGGTTTCAAGTTTTGTGCTTTTGAGTTTTTTTGGAAGTATACCATACATGTATGTCAACCCGTTCTACACGGACATCGACCCTTTTTCTCTAGTCGTTAAAAGCTTCTTTGAGAGTGCATCAGGATTTACCACAACCGGCCTTAGCCAACTGTTGCATCCTGAAGACCTACCAAAAAGCTTTGACTTTTATCGTTCTTTTACTCAGTGGATTGGGGGCCTAAGTTTCATTTATCTTATTATGGCATTCTTTTACCCTGAAAGAAAGCTTGCCCACATGAAGAGTATGATTAGTGGAGGTGGCCTAAAACTAAAGCAGTTGCTTTTGACAATAACGGTCATATTCACTATATACACAGTAGTTCTGATTATTCTGTTGTATATATTCGGGTATGAGAACGCCATCTACAACCTTTCGCTGATATTTAGTGCTATTACCGGGGGAGGTTTCGTTCCAACTTCCACATCCCTAAACCTCCAAGACAACATGCAGATGCTTATTCTCATGACAGGAATGATTATCTCAGCCCTTCCATTCGCGTTTCATTTTGCCATCTTTAGTAAAGAAATGCATACCACAAAGATGCGTCCTGAAATTTATACCTACTTTGCCATCATAGCCGTTTCAATTATTGTTTTTTACTTTTTGATTGCTTCAACAGACTTCTCCTCCAAACCGATGTTTGCCATGTTTCACGTCATAAGCGCTTCAACTAACACGGGATTTCAGCTCGTTGAAATGTCTGTGTTATCAGACCAAGGTAAGATTTTGTTGATAATAATAATGCTAATTGGTGGTACAGCCTTTTCGATGGCTGGCGGTATTAAAGTAGGAAGAATCCTCCAGATGGTACAGAAAATAACAAAAAAAAGATTTGTGGCAGATGCTTCAACTAGGTCAATCTCGGGAGTCTCATCGCGGTACAATAATCATCAAGACCTGAACCGGCATGAGCCAAAATCTGAAAAAATTAAGGAAGAAAAAACCTTTAGAGAGGCCCTGCTAATCATAGTCCTATTTATTGTCGTATCTTTTGCCACAGCAATTGTGTTATGGTATGTTGAACAAAAGGGTTTTTTGAATTCGCTTTTTGAGTCGGTTTCGGCACTGACAACGACTGGGATTACTACAGGAATAACAGCTCCAAATATGAGCAATATTTCTCAAATATTCCTAATTTTTAACATGATTGCAGGTAGGTTTGAAATCATTGCCATAATTTATTTTTTTCTAGAGATATCAAAGAGAAAACATTAG
- a CDS encoding FTR1 family iron permease produces MLTSIFFLVSVGIVLGFNDNNNSNYSSVFGIDVTKKINLSPEEAQMIFLNLERINSQIDLTAQNLKDNDTEGAFYHSYIPHSVTYPTIKQALDKVDPSASIKLEGLLTDLPIFVNSKSKNESPSSDVFSSVNLESNLNQIQKTTKNLTGTLLINRVNGTNPSDILPILSNNDLLTLQTSLLLLDDSLQSYLKSNLSNVKSAEHSINPLNLVDYQNSMGLLDSSERLLFSIISLDSNTLSESQLYYDEIENAIRDKQDSQIISNLINSVKSNYDAISPTDVTPYYTNENAVYFKNIHELLSKVIESISIGNYSQADKYAIEAYLDNYEYLEAPIEKINSTLKNALEINLRENLIDKIDARQPLSEISLFVNKTIIPELLIVESLLQGHYSTIIQQPDIQSANQLDNRTSFTSSIANLDSLREGFGVYTGERKVMGDVADSQKQLVRNNVDEIRLGLNKILALYKEQKYDESISEARAVYLNSYENIEIPLRPINPDFTLDVEIKFAELRNLLQQKESYEIIEKKIIEIRNGLDESERLVSGTGIIAPTIAFSSSISIIFREGLESALIIGAMLTYLEASRNEKFKKHIYLGIILAIGATAIIWIIADHMIQITGASRELIEGVAGVSAVAVLFWVSFWVLNKIETKKWIEFVKSKVWQATTTGSVMVFVLLSFFTIFREGFETVLFYQSMFSYAKYMESYVIAGLLIGLAIVIFVAFIIKKLGKRLPLRVLFGMTMGIGAYMSVAFIGNAVRSFQEADYIHTTPLIGIIPRLDINIASMTGIHPTLETFVAQLILLGIYAVGSTYVLILLPRKKKKIELSRKSMAERYSTKSD; encoded by the coding sequence TTGTTAACTAGTATATTCTTTTTAGTTTCAGTTGGTATCGTTTTAGGATTTAACGATAACAACAACAGCAACTACTCCTCTGTATTTGGGATAGATGTTACTAAAAAAATAAACTTATCTCCAGAGGAAGCACAAATGATTTTTCTTAATTTAGAGAGAATTAATTCACAAATTGATTTAACCGCTCAGAATTTAAAAGACAATGATACAGAGGGGGCATTTTATCATTCTTATATTCCTCACTCTGTTACTTATCCTACAATTAAACAAGCTTTGGATAAAGTTGACCCTTCCGCATCAATTAAATTAGAAGGATTACTAACAGACTTGCCGATTTTCGTAAATTCAAAAAGTAAAAATGAATCCCCGTCTTCTGATGTTTTTTCATCTGTTAATTTAGAATCTAATTTGAATCAAATTCAAAAGACTACCAAGAATTTGACTGGTACTCTTTTGATAAATAGAGTAAATGGTACAAACCCGTCTGATATATTACCTATCTTATCTAACAATGATTTGCTTACTTTGCAAACTTCCTTGTTACTATTGGATGATTCTTTGCAATCTTACCTAAAGTCAAATCTATCAAATGTAAAATCCGCAGAACACTCCATTAATCCATTAAATCTAGTAGATTACCAAAATTCTATGGGTTTGCTCGATAGCTCGGAGAGATTATTATTTTCAATAATTAGCCTTGATTCAAATACGCTCTCAGAAAGTCAACTATACTATGACGAAATCGAAAATGCGATTAGAGATAAACAAGATAGTCAAATTATATCCAATCTTATTAATTCTGTAAAGAGCAATTATGACGCCATTTCGCCCACAGATGTTACCCCTTATTATACAAATGAAAATGCAGTATATTTTAAGAATATTCATGAATTATTGTCTAAAGTAATTGAATCTATTAGCATAGGAAATTATTCACAAGCTGACAAATATGCAATTGAGGCTTATCTGGATAATTATGAATATCTTGAAGCTCCTATTGAAAAGATAAATTCTACATTAAAAAATGCTTTAGAAATTAATCTAAGGGAGAATTTGATTGACAAAATCGATGCAAGGCAGCCTCTATCAGAAATTTCTTTATTTGTGAATAAGACCATTATACCTGAACTATTAATAGTCGAATCGTTATTGCAGGGACATTATTCAACTATCATTCAGCAACCCGATATTCAATCTGCGAATCAACTTGATAACAGGACTAGTTTTACAAGTTCTATTGCCAATTTAGATTCGCTACGGGAAGGGTTTGGCGTATATACTGGAGAAAGAAAAGTAATGGGAGATGTTGCTGATTCACAAAAACAACTAGTTCGAAATAATGTAGATGAAATACGACTAGGATTAAATAAAATATTGGCTCTCTACAAAGAACAAAAATATGATGAATCAATAAGTGAGGCCCGTGCAGTTTACCTAAATAGCTATGAAAATATTGAGATTCCACTTAGACCAATAAATCCAGATTTTACCCTTGACGTGGAAATCAAATTTGCAGAATTAAGAAACCTATTACAACAAAAAGAATCGTATGAAATAATTGAGAAAAAAATAATAGAAATACGAAATGGATTAGATGAGTCTGAACGGCTTGTATCGGGTACTGGTATCATTGCTCCAACAATTGCATTTTCATCCTCTATATCCATAATATTTAGAGAAGGTCTGGAATCAGCCCTGATAATCGGAGCGATGCTTACATATTTAGAAGCTTCTAGAAATGAGAAATTTAAAAAACATATCTATTTAGGAATAATTCTTGCAATTGGTGCTACCGCCATTATATGGATAATAGCCGATCACATGATACAAATTACAGGAGCAAGTAGAGAATTAATAGAAGGTGTAGCAGGAGTTTCTGCTGTAGCAGTACTCTTTTGGGTAAGCTTCTGGGTCCTAAATAAAATTGAAACTAAAAAATGGATTGAATTTGTAAAATCTAAAGTATGGCAAGCAACAACTACTGGAAGTGTAATGGTTTTTGTGTTATTATCTTTTTTTACTATTTTTAGAGAAGGATTTGAAACGGTCCTATTTTATCAGTCTATGTTTAGCTATGCAAAATACATGGAGTCATATGTAATAGCTGGACTACTTATAGGACTTGCTATTGTTATATTTGTTGCATTCATAATAAAAAAACTGGGAAAGCGACTTCCATTAAGGGTACTATTTGGAATGACAATGGGGATAGGTGCCTACATGTCTGTAGCTTTTATAGGAAACGCAGTAAGGTCATTTCAGGAAGCAGACTATATACACACTACACCTTTGATAGGGATAATTCCTAGATTGGATATAAATATAGCCTCAATGACTGGGATTCATCCAACATTGGAGACCTTTGTAGCTCAATTAATTTTATTGGGAATTTATGCAGTAGGCTCTACATATGTATTGATATTACTTCCAAGAAAGAAAAAGAAAATAGAACTATCTAGAAAATCCATGGCTGAAAGGTATAGTACGAAATCAGATTAA
- a CDS encoding GNAT family N-acetyltransferase, with product MTNSIWFEMVDIEDVTLEGHHIILRSPRSDDLEGLCDAANDGEIWKNPFAVFPSVDEMSVYLQNLIKHDNTLLPFIIVEKKSNKIIGTTRFLHMDHENRRVEIGHTWIAESFRGTAVNTEAEFLMLQYAFEKLRCIAVEIRADVLNKVSRKTIERLGAKQDGILRKHEIMKNGGIKNTVCYSIISEEWPDVRENLMAKLNGYKNRLFQLFLYLMIFPIII from the coding sequence ATGACTAACTCTATTTGGTTTGAGATGGTAGACATTGAAGATGTGACACTTGAGGGACATCATATAATCTTGCGTTCTCCAAGATCTGATGATTTAGAGGGATTATGTGATGCCGCCAATGATGGGGAAATATGGAAAAATCCATTTGCAGTTTTTCCTAGTGTGGATGAAATGTCTGTCTATTTACAGAACCTAATCAAACATGACAATACATTATTGCCATTCATAATAGTAGAAAAGAAATCAAACAAAATTATTGGGACGACGAGATTTCTTCATATGGATCATGAAAATCGTAGGGTTGAAATAGGTCATACATGGATTGCGGAATCGTTTCGCGGAACGGCTGTTAACACTGAGGCAGAGTTTTTGATGCTGCAATATGCATTTGAGAAACTACGCTGTATAGCAGTAGAGATAAGGGCCGATGTTCTAAACAAAGTATCAAGAAAAACAATCGAGAGACTGGGAGCAAAACAAGACGGAATTCTACGGAAGCATGAAATAATGAAGAATGGGGGAATCAAAAATACCGTATGTTATAGCATTATTAGTGAGGAATGGCCCGACGTTAGGGAAAATCTTATGGCTAAATTAAATGGTTACAAAAATAGACTTTTTCAACTATTTCTCTATTTAATGATCTTTCCAATCATCATTTAA
- a CDS encoding dihydrofolate reductase family protein, translating to MSRNAFEIVITLDKWPYENKQVIVLTSVKLDIPLKLNHKVSVSSASPTGLINKLSNENIKNVYVDGGITIQNFLSCNLVDEITITILPIILGEGRPLFGPVTNEILLEPIKTVVFDNRFVQLKYRIINNLQR from the coding sequence ATGAGTAGAAATGCTTTTGAAATTGTAATAACCCTTGACAAGTGGCCATATGAGAATAAGCAAGTCATTGTATTAACATCTGTGAAATTAGATATTCCTTTGAAATTGAACCACAAGGTTTCAGTATCTTCTGCCTCGCCTACAGGATTAATTAATAAACTATCTAATGAAAATATTAAAAATGTATATGTAGATGGAGGAATAACCATTCAAAATTTTCTTTCTTGTAATCTTGTTGATGAGATTACGATTACAATACTTCCCATAATTCTTGGTGAAGGGCGACCTTTATTTGGACCGGTAACAAATGAAATTTTATTAGAACCTATTAAAACGGTAGTATTTGATAATCGATTTGTTCAACTTAAATATCGCATAATAAATAACTTGCAGAGATAA